The following are encoded together in the Candidatus Paceibacterota bacterium genome:
- the def gene encoding peptide deformylase, which produces MIHISHDYDTNIVQQDHPALRETAKPITPSMFGSKELSAILDRMIIALEGEPDGVAIACPQIGESWRIFIVHKKAFAINANDEYDHELEPRDHFIVINPEIIRTSKKRIRVPEGCLSVRWLFGETFRFDKATIRYQDKDGKVHTRGASGLMAQIFQHETDHLNGILFHDHAINVAELSEKEIASVKKASEKLRKQNAKRVTSVA; this is translated from the coding sequence ATGATTCACATAAGCCACGACTACGATACAAATATTGTTCAGCAAGATCACCCTGCACTCCGAGAAACTGCAAAGCCTATTACACCGAGTATGTTCGGGAGTAAAGAGCTTAGTGCAATTCTCGATCGTATGATCATCGCTCTTGAAGGTGAGCCTGATGGAGTCGCTATTGCATGTCCACAGATTGGAGAATCTTGGCGTATTTTCATCGTACATAAAAAAGCATTTGCTATTAATGCAAATGATGAGTACGATCACGAGCTTGAGCCACGTGATCACTTCATCGTCATCAACCCAGAAATCATCCGTACCTCCAAGAAGCGCATCCGCGTTCCTGAGGGCTGCCTTTCTGTACGCTGGCTCTTTGGCGAGACATTCCGTTTTGACAAAGCAACCATTCGCTACCAAGACAAGGATGGAAAAGTCCACACACGAGGAGCAAGTGGACTCATGGCTCAAATCTTCCAACACGAAACAGACCACCTGAATGGAATCCTCTTCCACGACCATGCGATCAATGTCGCTGAACTTTCCGAGAAGGAAATTGCAAGTGTTAAAAAAGCATCTGAGAAACTGCGTAAACAAAACGCAAAGCGCGTCACGTC